The Nymphaea colorata isolate Beijing-Zhang1983 chromosome 5, ASM883128v2, whole genome shotgun sequence DNA segment CTGAATTTAAAGAATTCCCATCAAATTTAACTATTGTTTGCAGGTAGCATGCCCGTCGATATTTGATCCAGCTCAAAAGTGCATGTCATTGATAATTCCTGCTTTCAATGAAGAGCACAGACTTCCTGCAGCTCTTAGTGAGACCTTAAGGTCAGATTTCTTTCCAGCCTCCAACATCCAGCTACCTTTCCTTTCTGAAACCGTGCTCCAAATAGCCTCTCCTATCACTGAACACTAAAAGTAcatagttttcacttttcactaTAAGATTTAGCATGCAAATGTACACAACTATATACGTTTTAAATGAAGGGCTGAGGCTAATCTTCCTTGTGCCTGTCCAGATGTTTTGTTAAAGAGCAGGGCATGGGATTGAGGTTTCAAACGTTGGAAATAGATTTTCTGATGTTTCTTTGCCAGTAGATCCTGTGACAACAGTACGTTAGGAACATtttcatctcttgattttagCTTAATGTATTCATCGGGGAGAGCTACAATTCTAAAGAACCTTAACAACCCATTGTTATTACTAAATGGATTTTAAGGTGCCAGCTAACTCACCTACTATGGAATTATGGCCTTCCattattttgtcaaattttacatatgttcttctttttattGGAAACAGAACTGGTTGTAAAACTATGTGGTGATGGGTATCATCTATAGAAACAGGGGCATCAACCCACTGCTCAGCCTACTCTGCATGGTCTGGACATTACGGCTTTGTTCACATTTGGAATTCAATCTGCTACCAtcctttgtgtgtgtgtctgttgCTGCAGCCACTGTCATGACTTCCACAGAATAAGGAAATAGCACACAGAGCATTCTGTTGAACACGTTATTGTCCCTTTCTTTGCAGTGTTTAGCATTGTGGGGCTAAAAAAGCACTGGTAGCTGCTGTAGCTTGTTATATTGGTTATTATATAAAGTTGTGCAAGTCTAGGAGTAGCTTTAGTTGTTATTTATTGTTTACTGTGTGCTCTTTTTCccagaaagaacaaaaaaagtcatGATGGTAATAAAGATATACTTTGTTAAACAAAGGCTGCTCGATTTACTTGCCTTAATATATGCAGTTATCTCCAACAACGTGCGAAGAGAGATAAATCATTTTCTTACGAGGTATGCTTTTCTCTTCCAATATTCAATGCACAGTAAGTGTAGATAATCTGGTTCTTTAATCATGGTTAGATGTTCTCGGACTTTCTGGTGGTTTTGGGATGTCACAATCATCTCGGTTTCTTTCTTGTATTAATTTGCCTAAAGTATTGTCtaaattttcaataatttctaTGATGGCATGGTATATCTCATGCTATTAAAAGCTTCATTTATGCACCTATACAGTTGACACATGAACTGCTTGGCATCCGGCATGCATCGTGTTGACATATATAATCTCATAGTAAACAGCATTTCGTTTTCATTATTTTGCAGTTCATTTCAAACAGGTAAAGGATGGTTGCTTTCCGTAATGAGTATCTGTATTATTAGATGCATTTATTTGGTCCCTTTACCATTTAAGTTTGCTATTTTGAACTTCATTCAgcaaaaaactaatttttttcttttaccaccATGATGCTACGAAAGCAGGTCATAATAGTTGATGATGGGAGCAAGGACAAAACTTATAAAGTAGCCCTTGATCATGCAAGGAAATACACAATTGATAATGTGAGGGTTATCCTTCTTGGAAGAAACCAAGGGAAAGGAGCAGCTGTCAAACAAGTGAGACACTTAACCTTTATGTTCCAAGAACTACATGGTACTAATATGGTAACCAGGAATTTGAAGGACTTACATTTCagtgttaaaattttaaattctttttacTTGTTCCAAATATTTATTTGGTTTGATTCGTTTGAATGATGAATTATGCAAATACATTCATTTACTATGGCCACTAAGGCTCCTTGTATTTTGTAAAACTTGGTAAAACAGGGAATGCTTCATGCACGTGGCGAGCTTCTTCTAATGCTTGATGCTGATGGGGCTACTAAAGTCACTGATCTAGAGAAATTGGAGGAACAGGTTTTTTGTCAATTGTATATATTTTGTTAGTGTTGCATGCTTTTGGTTCTGAATATGCATCGCTAGCTGGAGTTTGCAATGCATGAGTATCTAATGCTCTGATCTCTTGTCTAATGCACTATCAGATACTGGCAGCAGCTAAGAGGCAACTCTGTGTAGGAGGAGGTGCTTCGCCCATCAGTTCGGTTCCAAACATGCCTGAAGTTCCAGTTGTTGCATTTGGTTCTCGTGCTCATCTTGAGAAGCAAGCTCTAGCTACAGTGTGTAAATATTTTTCTCTGGATTTTAGCTTCTGTCTATTTCAAATCtctaaaaatgcattcttgttACTCTTTCAGCGTAAATGGTACCGGAATTTGTTGATGAAGGGCTTTCATTTACTAGTCCTCCTAACTGCTGGTGTAGGAGTTCGGGACACTCAGGTTATTACTTTGCTAATAATTGCTGTCGTGGTTGTGTGCATGCCTTGATAGCCATTATAAGCTTTTCTGCTAAGCAGCAATAATCTTTGCATTCatttttatgatgaaaatatttGTCCCCTTCAGTGTGGCTTTAAGATGTTCACAAGAGCTGCTGCTCAGAAGCTTTTCACTAATATGCGCTTGAGGAGGTAATATGAACTTGTCCTTAAAGCTTGCAATCCACCTTTGAATGTATCCCTTCTAATGGATGAGCTCTGATGTATCTCATTAACAAAACATAcggaaaagaaaattgaaagatgGGCATGTCCAAATAAGCTGTTTTTGGTATTTTAGTTGTTAATGAAGACACCCTTGATCCTGGATCAGTTGCCATTAGATTCTTAAAATACTGTGAATCTGTTTCTTGGTGGTGCAGCTTAGTTCTATGATAAGTGGtatcatgaaataatgaaataaagTATATTCAAATTCTCTTGCGGCCCATTTTTGTGCCATAATGCGAACAGTGTTAGAATAATTCATCATGATGCCATATTTGATCAAGCATGCATCCAATAACTGGTCactgtttatttttgtttatttaaaatCTGAAACTGGTAATGCACTACAGTGCACCATCTTTTCTTATTAGTTCATATTTTGATGCCTGATACAGCAATCTTATTGATTCATAATTCTAAAACTGGTAGTGCACTACAATGTGATACCTTTGTATATATGTTGTCAATACTTTTGCTGATTTAGCAGTATAGAGCTCCATGCGAGACCATTTCAGTTCTATCATATTTTTACCTTGACCTTTTTGCATCAAAATTCATTGTATCATTGACTTGAGATTGTCAACAATACTTATTTACAAGGTTAGCAGTCGGATGGGTGTCTAGCACACTTGTGTATCATTTgtcacaagaaaggaaaaattgttGACATGAGCTCTCCCTCTTTGGTGTCTTGAAGAATGTTTAGTAACCCTACCTTAATGAACAATATGGCTAGTATTTAAAATTAGCCTACTGAATATGGCATATGAAATTGATGATTTACTCAAAATACTTCTGTTGAGAGTCTGATCCTTGTTGATCATAGGCACTTGTCTTCAGTCGTTAGCTGTGATTGGTAACATCAATTGATTTTGGCCATCTATGTTCTTAAAAGAACTCATAGAAAGGCAATGGAGTTTCATGTATTTATATGAAAAGGTTCTGCCTTTTCTCCTTGGATCAGACTCCTGAATACCCTGTTTCTTCCAGAATGGCTTAATTAAGTATGACCCCTTGACCAGGTTCACGTACATAAATTTAATGGTTGGATGTTGAACCTGCAATATCTTAGAAAACCTTGTGGTTAGGTCCCCACGATGGCATCTACAGCTTAGCAATCTTTGCTTTAATCTAATACATTATTCAATTGGACTACTGTGGTAGAGACATGGTTGCAAACCCCTAGTTTGTCTCTTTTCTTGATCATTCAAAGATTGGAGAAGTAGGTGAACAGCAAACAATTGTGTGGGTCATTGCTACTGgaattaaaaaactttttacCCTTGATTTCTTGTACTAGGAGGATCTAGAAACATCATTATCACATTTGTAACTTGATTAACAGCAGTTCATATTTTAAGAGAGCTAGTCATGTCGTCAGATGATAGACATGTTATTTGATTGAATTCTGCAGAGTAACAAAGTTATCAGGTTAAAATGTTACAATCAGAAAGGGCTTGACATTATCTGCATCATCTAtgacattttctaaaataagttcctttttttattttgcatatagTTGGTTGCATTTTGTTAACCACTCAGCCTTTTCTTTCCAGGTGGTGCTTCGATGTTGAACTAGTATATTTGTGCAAACAACTTGATATACCAGTTATTGAAATCTCCGTCAATTGGATGGAAATTCCTGGATCCAAGGTGCGCATGACAAGTATCATGCACATGCTTTTTGAGCTTATGCTTATTCACGTTGGTTATGGATTCAGCTTATGGAAAATTCAGACATGAGATTATTGTTCACTTATTTTCCGAAAGAAGCAAGCCAATGGAGCCAACACAAAACCTTGAAGGCACAATGAGAAACTCCTTTTGCCTACGTTCAAGGTGGAAGCTCCATTCATATTCTTGCCCCATATGACGTCATGTAGTGGTCATATATGCTTCTTATCTATCATTTTATGGGAAGGTTAAATGAAGCAAAACCATTGAGAAAACTCCAGATGATTAGATTTGTATGTTCTACTTGTAAGCTTAAACACTAAATTTGTCAGGTCATTTTTTGCTGGCctgatgtttatattttgtatGCCCTTGATTTTGTTGCACAAGGTAGATTAAAATTAATTTGTtcagaagttcatatatatcatttatgtcacatgggtacaggaCAAATCCGATGACtctaatatacatacatacatacacacacacacatatatatatagaaagctATAGAACACTAAAAATCTGAAGCATGTCAAATATATGTAACTAACGATAGAACAATAAAGTGAAGTTAGGTGTTGTCCTAAGCGTGAAACAAGTTGGGTGTGGAGTATGACTATACAtgtatgtacatgcatatatgttaaAACGAATTATCTCTTGGCAACATTTTCTGTAGATCAAGctgtttattgatgattttaaCAATTAAAGTGCAAAACACGTCCAACATATATAACCGAGTAAAAACTTCTTGTCGAAATGTGTCCTTGTAATTTGGATAGTCTTCATCCGGAGTTTAACCACACCTGTAACATCCTTCGTGCAAATTCTGGATAAGTCTAATGGAATTGCCAGGTTAGACCGTTGACTGTCGTTCATACCCGTTGAACTTGTATTTCCATTGACGTGCAACGTTTCAATGTGTCGACTTCATGGGAAATGTCTGGCGATATCTGGTAACTGGTTCACAAGTTGTAGTTTTATCTTCTAAGTATGCTTATGTTCCTATAGTTGCATCTTCAAATCTACTATCTGACTTGATGAAAATATGGCAGAATATCCAATGTATATATTGCTCAAAGAATCTGAAACTAACTGTCAAAGGGAAGCGTAAGCAGCTATCCCAGCGGTGTTCTGATGTTCAAGTCACGAGACTCATGCAGTAGTTGGTTGTAGCTAGAAAACATAATTGCAGGTTTGGCATCGTACCTTATGGAGAAACACTCTCTGGAATCTTGGTCTTCACTCTTGGGGACGCAGCCAAAAGTAGGGCAGGTGAAAGCACATTGAACCTCATAAATTCCCCCCCAGGCAGTCACAGCAAAAATCCATCATGCAAGAGGCTACAATAAGGTTCCAATCCATGACCAGCCATCTGTTTATGTGGCCCTTTTAACTAGTTATGCTAATTGCTTGGGTTCATTCAAATGCGCACCATCGTGAGAAGAGTAAGAATAGTACAATCAATCCACCTTCCAGGAATAACATGTGAATGTTAAGGCGCTTTCTGCTGAATGAATTAATGGATAATTTGGGTATCATTCGGCATTCCAGTCGCTGGTCTTCAATTGGGAAACATTTTTGGGAATTAATCCTGGTGACATGCAATTGGACCATTAGTGCTCTCTTCCAGGGCAAGATACTATGCTTTAGCTACTTCATATATTGTTCTTTCTGTGGTTACAGTCAAATTGAACGCCAATAAGCACCAGTATTTGTTGTATAAGCAAGAGACTGAAACAAGATTGGTTGAATTAGAGTTTCTGACCACATTCTGTGTCTAGGTTTCAGAGTTGGTTGATTTTAGATACCATTCGAGTGTTTGGTCTCTGCTTGTCACTATAGCCTCGATTCATCAGGTTTAGTTAGAATATTGTTATCATGCATGGTTTAACCACTAAATCAGAGGCTAGAACTAACCATATAGATGTATTTGTCGTGATTTTATCTCTCTATTCTCATGCGATGCTTTGTCATGTTAGACATGCAAACATATTTGATTTCTGTGATCGTAAAGAATGGATATGCTACTGTTCGTCCGGAtcataaatatacattttaaatcCTTCTAGATTCAGATGGGACAAACATTTTGGAGGCACCAACTCTATCATAGCAAACTAGCAAATAAAGCAGGTTAAATGCGGTCAAACattattcaaatcattcatATGCTACCGTCTTATTAAAAGAAGTTCATTTCATTATCATTGCATAGTGGATGAGGCACGAGtaagaaaacagtaaaaaaaatatcaaaaagattAATACCATGTGTTATGCTAAGCAACATTAATGTCTTTTATATTGTGGGAAGTAGATACAAGATCAATAATGATATTATTTATCataaattaatataaataataaaaaatattagcagtaaaaaatgataaaagtatGCAGATCCAGACAAGGATAGTAGAGTCCATGATGGTTGAGATTGCATTATAGAGATCACAAAATCTCGAGCAGATGTATATAGatgttgacatatatatatctatatgatatttttctaGTCGCATcgtgagaagagagaaagagggggagagagtcgTGATGGGTGATTGCATTTAGATAACTGGATTCAGGGCTGGGTTGGGACTCGGAAAGGAAATGACCAAGGCTGAGTTTGCATTCAAGTAGCTACGAATTCTATATTTGGCATGTAACACAGCACGGACTATTGCAGATCTGGAGGATATTCAGATCGGACATCTGATTTGGCTGCTATACCATAAATAGTCGACCAGACCCAgcaatttggatttgaatttgttgaGATATCTCACGTAAAGTCTGTGTTCAGTCAACATGcacatgtgcatgcatgcatgcgcgcgcgcacacagagagagagagagagagagagagagagagaggataagtATGATATATCTGATGATTCActaattatttttcatgtttgaataATGAAGGATGCTAGGGATCACTATTGAACTGAAAGGGGACTCGAGAAGGTCAGGGAAAACATTTGTGCCCCCACCTGACCTCGGAACAGGAAAGGTCTCAATTATTGGTCACTTTAACAAAAacatatggaaaaaatttaatataaaagtTGGGACGGAATCAATGTTGTCAACGTCAGCATTGAAGAAGGCAAATCATCTTTGCCAAAAGATACAAGGAAATACTGCACCTTATTAGTCATATCAGATTGATGCATGACTAtttcaattttcagaatttaagaaataataaagaagttttaaagtttttgaattggAGGTACCTGAAGAGGCCGTAGCTACCCCCTTTCCCCTTCTCCTTGATTTGCAAGGCATCTTGGTGGGAAGCGTGACATCTATCAACTATATTCTTGCATATCCATCAGGCTGATACACACCGCTACTGACAACATTGCACAGGTGTGTATTGGTGCTTATTGCATCTGCACCCATTAAATTTCATTTCAGGAGCTGGTTATTGTTATGGCTCCTAACAAGAGACCAAAGGTTATGAgttaaaaatgaccaaaatacatCTCTTGGTTAAATGGAAGATCCTCTCCCTAATATAAAAAAGTGGGAACATGTCTTGTCATGTTAGTTGCATAACATGGAAGCACTCTCTTAAATTCCTCACAAAAAATTCATGATTGAAGTTCATTTTTAAACCTTGTTGAGATTAGTAGCAAAACCCTATCAAATCCTTTAACAGGCTCGAGAACTATGAGGGCACACCCTCTTCGAGTTTCACAAAAAGTCATTTGAACaagtattttgaaaacttttgctGCTGATCCATCCATTTAAAGTTTTGGAAACTATAAATGGGTGCTTAAAAAAAGTTTCTGGCTTCGCCCCAAGGTTAGGATTAGAAATTTGTGGTTGAGGGATTGTGGggcacatatataaaaaaaatattagatttGAAAGGCATTAATATGTAATAAAATTTGGCATTGAGGGGTCTAATATTAAGAAATTTTAGATTTGAAGGGACTAATAAGTAATAAAATTGAACTATTTACAGTGAATTAACATGCAAATAGAATAAATTATGTGAGTTCGTGTCGGCCACAGCCCACGCAGCTCATGAATTTTAAGAATTGGACTTCAGCACTTGATGAAACCGGTTTCCTCGAGAACTTGTCTGTTTCTATGGGAAAACTGCGACAATGGCGGTTGCAAGGGCAGGATCAAGAGATATGCAGAAACACATTGTCTTCATTCTTTATCCCAATGATCACAATCCCATTGACGATCCCTTAATTGgcatgtcttcctcttcttagATGCACTTAGTAAACATCACCCATCAGCCAAGCCACTAATACAACCCTAAGGGAAATCCGCCAAGGCGGTTAATTAAGACCAATTTTAGCACAGCACTAATGAACAACTTGGTCAAGCCGAGTCGGGCGTGAAATAGGTGTGTATCGGCATATGGCCTGGCTCATGGTCCAGTCATTTCCGTGACGCGACTCGACCATAGTCGCACCACTGCACCGAGACGTGCACCCTGGGTCATGTTGGCTGAGACCAAGCTAGTATTAGCCGAACAATGGCCCAAAGGGTCGTATGAAGACAAAACATCATCCccaatttgttaaaaagaacAAGTGGGCATCATGTTTAGCTGGAGATTCTCATGTTAAGGGGGAAAAGCTGGAGATTCTCATGTTAATGGGGGAAAAGAATAGGAGACAAAGATGGCCCACCCCACTCTTCATTCATTCACTTTCTCATGATTGAACGAACAgaagggcttttttttttctttgaatcttATTGTTTCTATCATTCAATTCACCTCAAATGATAGAAGTTGAACACCATGCATGGGCCAACCCCAAATTCCATCGAGCAGTTCATCCAAGTCTCATCCAGCCAAGCAAATTAATAATGGACCACATGGCCCGCCGCTAATGGCCGGCTGTGGCCATGCATGTGGAATGAGAATGCTTGTTCGGGCATTTCAGCTTGAATCGGCGGAGTTAGATGACATTATAGTATAAGGTTACACTGGATTACCCTATAACGACTCAGCCTACCGAACTCAGACCCTTAGAATTGGACTTCTAATAGTTTTGGTTCAAGCCCTTAAAAGGTATGGGGACCTCTTAAGAactcccttttttaaaatactttacaatcttcaatatataaataactaAGCTCTCAAAAGTAAGCAGGCCTTGATTTTTGGATCGGCTTGACCGAGCAACGGTGAAATGCAAATAATACGAAAAACATTAGAAACTCCgtctttttatatttcaataaaatcatGCAATTTTAAAAACTTGGCGAACGCAAAAACTTTAGCCTAGCCAAACGCCAAAACGGTGAAAGTAGATCGGATATGTCCTACATAAGGTTTAAATCCATCCCATAGTTTTGGGTCTAAAAtgggaatgtatatcaaaattggaGGACAAGAcgtcccctaaatacaaaaacccACAAGCAAGCAAAGtgggattttaatttttagccgGGGTTGGATCAAGTAACTTGGATCAGGTTGTGACTGGATTAAGAATTCCAACCCGG contains these protein-coding regions:
- the LOC116254310 gene encoding uncharacterized protein LOC116254310 isoform X1; the protein is MESPWTIPLSLLFLTLVLALVLALAIVLLGAITKLESERVDAGHAFFVDPNSSKRVACPSIFDPAQKCMSLIIPAFNEEHRLPAALSETLSYLQQRAKRDKSFSYEVIIVDDGSKDKTYKVALDHARKYTIDNVRVILLGRNQGKGAAVKQGMLHARGELLLMLDADGATKVTDLEKLEEQILAAAKRQLCVGGGASPISSVPNMPEVPVVAFGSRAHLEKQALATVCKYFSLDFSFCLFQISKNAFLLLFQRKWYRNLLMKGFHLLVLLTAGVGVRDTQCGFKMFTRAAAQKLFTNMRLRRWCFDVELVYLCKQLDIPVIEISVNWMEIPGSKVRMTSIMHMLFELMLIHVGYGFSLWKIQT
- the LOC116254310 gene encoding uncharacterized protein LOC116254310 isoform X2 translates to MESPWTIPLSLLFLTLVLALVLALAIVLLGAITKLESERVDAGHAFFVDPNSSKRVACPSIFDPAQKCMSLIIPAFNEEHRLPAALSETLSYLQQRAKRDKSFSYEVIIVDDGSKDKTYKVALDHARKYTIDNVRVILLGRNQGKGAAVKQGMLHARGELLLMLDADGATKVTDLEKLEEQILAAAKRQLCVGGGASPISSVPNMPEVPVVAFGSRAHLEKQALATRKWYRNLLMKGFHLLVLLTAGVGVRDTQCGFKMFTRAAAQKLFTNMRLRRWCFDVELVYLCKQLDIPVIEISVNWMEIPGSKVRMTSIMHMLFELMLIHVGYGFSLWKIQT